In Candidatus Methanomethylophilus alvi Mx1201, a genomic segment contains:
- a CDS encoding tetratricopeptide repeat protein — MFSRPPKAKGPEEMVRQADEYRIGNTVEQSFTTAFSLYRKAASKGYARAQYLLGTMYESGHGIQQSYREAAKWYEKAAENDDLDGMCSLAFLYESGLGVKRSRSYAIEMYEKAAIAGNARAQSNLGLIYMDPTGAEHSDHAAVTWFQKGNLGGNASAQTNLGRMYEKGLEVKRSCETASVLFKKAAKQGNTAAKRFLAGLYLFGLGVDRSETVARHLYLEAARWGDRYAMAELEREAEPDESYMPSLKKTDDPGRQLLYGLAYLDGVRTGNSVATAMYWLEQSAKAGNTTAMYVLGQIYENGYCTEKSPRTAAKWYRWGADKGNGPCAYNLAYLYESGTGLDRSDNLAFEFYRKASGSECDDDAKSDALFALGSMYADGIGTERSYDLALSTIKASADLGHAGAQFAVGKLLLKRKDDTEAARYLRMAADQGDGRALELLSAMD, encoded by the coding sequence ATGTTCTCCCGTCCCCCCAAGGCGAAAGGTCCGGAGGAGATGGTCCGTCAGGCTGACGAGTACCGTATCGGCAACACGGTGGAGCAGTCCTTCACCACCGCCTTCTCCCTCTACCGCAAGGCCGCTTCCAAAGGGTATGCCCGCGCCCAATACCTCCTGGGGACGATGTATGAGAGCGGACACGGGATCCAGCAATCCTACCGCGAGGCCGCCAAATGGTATGAGAAGGCCGCGGAGAACGACGACCTCGACGGGATGTGCTCACTCGCTTTCCTCTACGAATCGGGTCTGGGCGTCAAAAGGTCCCGTTCGTATGCGATAGAGATGTACGAGAAGGCGGCCATAGCCGGGAACGCACGCGCCCAATCCAATCTGGGTCTCATATACATGGATCCGACCGGGGCCGAACACAGCGACCATGCGGCGGTGACATGGTTCCAGAAAGGGAACCTCGGCGGCAACGCCTCTGCGCAGACCAATCTGGGAAGGATGTACGAGAAGGGACTGGAGGTCAAACGCTCGTGCGAGACGGCGTCCGTCCTCTTCAAGAAAGCGGCCAAACAGGGGAACACCGCCGCCAAGAGGTTCCTCGCGGGATTATACCTCTTCGGACTGGGGGTGGACCGGTCCGAGACCGTGGCAAGACACCTCTATCTGGAGGCCGCCAGATGGGGGGACAGATATGCGATGGCGGAACTCGAGAGGGAGGCCGAACCCGACGAGAGCTACATGCCCTCCCTTAAGAAGACCGACGACCCGGGCAGACAGCTCCTGTATGGGCTGGCCTACCTCGACGGGGTACGTACCGGGAACTCCGTGGCCACCGCCATGTATTGGCTCGAGCAGTCCGCCAAGGCCGGGAACACCACGGCCATGTACGTGTTGGGGCAGATCTACGAGAACGGATACTGTACCGAGAAGTCCCCGAGGACGGCCGCAAAATGGTACAGATGGGGTGCGGACAAGGGGAACGGTCCCTGCGCCTACAATCTGGCATATCTCTACGAGAGCGGGACCGGCCTCGATAGGTCGGATAACCTCGCCTTCGAGTTCTACAGGAAGGCATCGGGATCGGAATGCGACGACGATGCCAAGTCGGACGCACTCTTCGCCCTCGGATCCATGTACGCCGACGGCATAGGTACGGAAAGATCCTACGATCTGGCACTTTCCACCATAAAGGCGTCCGCGGACCTCGGACACGCAGGGGCCCAGTTCGCCGTGGGTAAGCTTCTGCTCAAGAGAAAGGACGATACGGAGGCCGCCAGATATCTGAGGATGGCCGCAGACCAGGGTGACGGGCGCGCCCTCGAGCTGCTCTCCGCCATGGATTGA
- the pth2 gene encoding peptidyl-tRNA hydrolase Pth2, whose protein sequence is MSFFDRDSEYKVVILMRQDVKMSKGKSAAQACHAAVACALASKKKNPSAFAEWDGCGQKIAVLKVEGERALFEFKAIADQQGITNSIVCDAGRTEVDPGTYTCLGIGPEKQSVIDKITGDLKML, encoded by the coding sequence ATGTCCTTCTTCGACAGGGATTCGGAATACAAGGTCGTCATCCTCATGAGACAGGATGTGAAGATGTCAAAGGGGAAGTCCGCCGCCCAGGCGTGCCATGCCGCGGTGGCATGCGCCCTTGCATCGAAGAAGAAGAATCCGTCCGCCTTCGCCGAATGGGACGGTTGCGGACAGAAGATCGCCGTTCTGAAGGTGGAGGGCGAGAGGGCCCTTTTCGAGTTCAAGGCCATCGCGGACCAGCAGGGCATAACAAACAGCATAGTTTGCGATGCCGGCAGGACGGAGGTGGATCCCGGGACCTACACATGTCTGGGAATCGGGCCGGAGAAGCAGTCCGTGATCGACAAGATAACGGGCGATCTCAAGATGCTCTGA
- the pth2 gene encoding aminoacyl-tRNA hydrolase, whose amino-acid sequence MTQIDVTEVMKLVVVMRHDLGMSKGKIASQACHAAVACALDAEKNCPEAFAKWEACGRRVVILRADSLGELEDVLKRAPGKGVFASLMVDAGLTQVAPMTPTCVGLGPDTDMAIDEVTEGLRLF is encoded by the coding sequence ATGACACAGATAGATGTCACGGAAGTCATGAAACTGGTCGTCGTCATGAGGCACGACCTGGGTATGTCCAAGGGGAAGATCGCCTCCCAGGCTTGCCATGCCGCGGTGGCGTGCGCACTGGATGCGGAGAAGAACTGTCCCGAGGCGTTCGCCAAATGGGAGGCGTGCGGTCGGAGGGTGGTGATTCTGAGGGCGGACAGCCTGGGTGAGTTGGAGGACGTTCTGAAACGTGCCCCCGGCAAGGGCGTGTTCGCCTCCCTCATGGTCGATGCGGGACTTACCCAGGTCGCACCCATGACCCCTACATGCGTAGGTCTGGGGCCGGATACGGACATGGCCATCGACGAGGTGACGGAGGGACTCAGACTCTTCTGA
- a CDS encoding thiamine phosphate synthase has product MKIISVTDRKNCIRPLEEQVELICKAGVDMVVLREKDMPPEDYLALADSIRRICARYETEFCINGFTDIARDLGVGTVWVSFPSITESGRLDFPKVGVSVHSVGEVDVAENLGAGFIIFGNVFETSCKPGKPAAGLEELSRICCKSDVPVYAIGGMCPENASAASDAGAAGICMMSGLMAAPDPAAVIEAVRRV; this is encoded by the coding sequence ATGAAGATCATCTCAGTTACAGACAGGAAGAACTGCATAAGGCCGCTGGAAGAACAGGTAGAACTCATCTGCAAAGCGGGGGTCGACATGGTCGTCCTACGCGAGAAGGACATGCCCCCTGAAGACTACCTCGCACTGGCCGACAGCATAAGAAGGATATGTGCCAGATATGAGACGGAGTTCTGCATCAACGGGTTCACCGACATTGCGAGGGACCTGGGTGTGGGCACCGTATGGGTGTCGTTCCCCAGCATAACCGAGAGCGGAAGGCTGGATTTCCCCAAAGTAGGGGTATCCGTGCATTCCGTCGGGGAGGTCGACGTGGCCGAGAACCTGGGTGCCGGATTCATAATATTCGGCAACGTCTTCGAGACGTCCTGTAAGCCCGGGAAACCGGCAGCAGGCTTGGAGGAACTCTCCCGCATATGCTGTAAATCCGATGTGCCAGTATATGCGATCGGCGGCATGTGTCCGGAGAACGCTTCCGCGGCATCCGACGCCGGTGCGGCCGGGATCTGCATGATGTCCGGGCTCATGGCGGCACCGGACCCGGCCGCCGTCATCGAGGCCGTCAGAAGAGTCTGA
- the thiH gene encoding 2-iminoacetate synthase ThiH, with the protein MPYRAPTDACAYMPHMEAIDSSVMDEILEAEKGFDPSSYTSADVLRAISKDRLDPYDFGALLSPAAAPYLEMMAKKAQRLTREHFGNTVCMFTPIYCSNYCDNRCVYCGFNHDNVIKRARLTPEEVEVEMSNIASTGLTDILILTGESRTYSDPEYIAMCIRTAKKHFSSIGLEVYPLNSDEYGYMHECGADYVTVFQETYDPVRYEQLHKGGAKRIFSYRINAQERALIGGMRGVAFGALLGLREDWRKDAFSCGMHGYLLQRKYPWAEISYSLPRLRPCSSHKEDDTSVGERDLLQVAMAYRLFMPFAGETISTREVPRFRDGIVNICATKISAGTSVRIGGHSDVKDQGDGQFDLSDTRGVDEVRETLKRMGLQPVFNDYVRSDR; encoded by the coding sequence ATGCCGTACAGGGCGCCTACCGACGCCTGCGCGTACATGCCCCACATGGAGGCCATAGACAGTTCCGTCATGGATGAGATATTGGAGGCCGAGAAGGGCTTCGACCCCTCTTCCTACACATCTGCCGACGTCCTGAGGGCCATATCCAAGGACCGTCTCGACCCGTACGACTTCGGCGCCCTGCTCTCCCCCGCGGCCGCACCCTACCTGGAGATGATGGCCAAGAAGGCGCAGAGGCTCACCAGGGAGCATTTCGGGAACACCGTGTGCATGTTCACACCCATCTACTGCTCCAACTACTGCGACAACCGCTGCGTATACTGCGGGTTCAACCACGACAACGTCATCAAGAGGGCGAGGCTGACCCCGGAGGAGGTGGAGGTCGAGATGTCCAACATCGCTTCCACCGGCCTCACCGACATACTGATCCTGACCGGGGAGTCGAGGACGTATTCGGACCCGGAATACATCGCCATGTGCATCCGCACCGCGAAGAAGCACTTCTCGTCGATCGGATTGGAGGTGTACCCCCTCAACAGCGACGAGTACGGATACATGCACGAATGCGGGGCGGATTACGTGACCGTCTTCCAGGAGACCTACGACCCCGTCAGATACGAACAGCTCCACAAAGGAGGGGCCAAGAGGATCTTCTCATACCGCATCAACGCCCAGGAGAGGGCCCTCATTGGAGGCATGAGAGGGGTGGCCTTCGGAGCCCTTCTGGGTCTTCGCGAGGATTGGAGGAAGGACGCATTCAGCTGCGGAATGCACGGATATCTGCTGCAGAGGAAGTATCCTTGGGCGGAGATATCCTACTCCCTCCCCAGACTGAGACCCTGCAGCAGCCACAAGGAGGACGACACCTCCGTCGGCGAGAGGGACCTGCTGCAGGTCGCCATGGCCTACAGGCTGTTCATGCCGTTCGCCGGCGAGACCATATCCACCAGGGAGGTACCTCGCTTCCGCGACGGAATAGTGAACATATGCGCAACAAAGATTTCAGCAGGGACGTCCGTTCGCATAGGCGGGCACAGCGACGTCAAGGACCAGGGAGACGGACAGTTCGACCTCTCCGACACGAGAGGTGTGGACGAAGTACGCGAGACCCTCAAAAGGATGGGGCTGCAGCCCGTATTCAACGACTACGTGAGATCGGACCGATGA
- a CDS encoding thiazole synthase, translating into MSDDLIIGNRHFGSRFILGSGKFSLDMTRKVIEKGGVEIATLAVRRVNSGGQENVLDYMPEGVTLLPNTSGARNAEEALTIAQLARELGCGDMIKIEIVRDTRYLLPDNAETIKAVELLTDDGFTALPYMMPDLTAARSMADAGAAAIMPLAAPIGSNRGLLTRDFIKMMVDEIDLPIIVDAGIGRPSQACEAMEMGCAAVMANTAIATASDVPAMAEAFKMAIEAGRKAYLAGPGRVLKDRGEASSPLTGFLGE; encoded by the coding sequence ATGTCAGACGACCTGATAATCGGTAACAGACACTTCGGATCGAGATTCATCCTCGGATCCGGAAAATTCTCCCTGGACATGACCCGCAAGGTCATCGAGAAGGGAGGGGTGGAGATAGCCACCCTCGCCGTCCGCCGCGTCAACAGCGGCGGACAGGAGAACGTCCTCGACTACATGCCGGAAGGGGTCACGCTCCTGCCCAACACGTCCGGGGCGAGGAACGCCGAGGAGGCCCTGACCATCGCCCAACTGGCGAGGGAGCTCGGATGCGGGGACATGATAAAGATCGAGATAGTCCGCGACACGAGGTATCTCCTTCCCGACAACGCCGAGACGATAAAAGCGGTGGAACTGCTCACGGACGACGGATTCACCGCCCTCCCCTACATGATGCCCGACCTCACGGCGGCCAGGAGCATGGCCGATGCGGGGGCGGCCGCCATAATGCCCCTCGCGGCCCCCATCGGGAGCAACAGGGGTCTCCTCACCAGGGATTTCATAAAGATGATGGTGGACGAGATCGACCTCCCGATAATCGTGGATGCCGGGATCGGACGTCCGTCCCAGGCATGCGAAGCGATGGAGATGGGATGTGCCGCGGTCATGGCCAACACCGCCATAGCCACCGCCTCCGACGTCCCGGCCATGGCCGAGGCGTTCAAAATGGCCATAGAGGCCGGGAGGAAGGCCTACCTCGCGGGTCCCGGGAGGGTCCTGAAAGACCGCGGAGAGGCCTCCAGCCCCCTGACCGGATTCCTGGGTGAGTGA
- the thiF gene encoding sulfur carrier protein ThiS adenylyltransferase ThiF, with the protein MMRVTVNGVLTDTDSKTIGELGHRLYPDRGIAVADGRQVPADTILEEGMTIYFGEGKDMRAAMLKRDDPDVESHMSGACVGIAGLGGLGSNIAAMLARTGVGRLVIADFDCVDLSNLNRQNYFVEDLGLAKTDATEKILKRMSPFTEIEKHTVRLTPENIPGIFGMCDVVCEAFDAADQKAMIVSTMMERLPDIPLVSGSGMAGAGDANSITTKTVLGHVVLCGDGKEDGNIPPHLMAPRVNVCAGHMANAVIRTLTDKKD; encoded by the coding sequence ATGATGAGGGTAACGGTCAACGGCGTCCTCACGGACACCGATTCCAAGACAATAGGGGAACTGGGACACCGTCTCTACCCGGACCGCGGCATAGCCGTGGCGGACGGAAGGCAGGTCCCCGCGGACACGATCCTCGAAGAAGGCATGACCATATACTTCGGAGAGGGGAAGGACATGCGCGCCGCCATGCTGAAACGCGATGACCCAGACGTCGAATCCCATATGTCGGGGGCCTGCGTCGGCATAGCCGGACTGGGCGGTCTTGGGTCCAACATAGCCGCCATGCTGGCACGTACAGGGGTGGGAAGGCTGGTCATAGCGGATTTCGACTGCGTGGACCTTAGCAACCTCAACCGCCAGAACTACTTCGTGGAGGACCTGGGTCTTGCGAAGACGGATGCCACGGAGAAAATACTGAAAAGGATGTCCCCCTTCACCGAGATAGAGAAACACACCGTCAGACTGACCCCGGAGAACATCCCCGGGATCTTCGGGATGTGCGACGTCGTATGCGAGGCGTTCGACGCGGCCGACCAGAAGGCCATGATCGTATCGACGATGATGGAGAGGCTCCCCGACATACCCTTGGTCAGCGGAAGCGGCATGGCCGGTGCCGGAGACGCCAACTCGATAACCACCAAGACGGTGCTGGGTCATGTGGTCCTGTGCGGTGACGGCAAGGAGGACGGGAACATCCCCCCGCACCTGATGGCACCCCGCGTGAACGTATGCGCCGGACATATGGCCAATGCGGTCATAAGGACACTAACGGACAAGAAGGATTGA
- the thiS gene encoding sulfur carrier protein ThiS, with protein sequence MGDHGTARHKGGRPRAEDHDPQRQEDAPLIANGKDVGDPEGKSVASWLSDNGYDIPKTAVLLNGKIVPRDRMESTALKESDTMEIVSFVGGG encoded by the coding sequence ATCGGCGATCATGGCACAGCCCGACATAAAGGGGGCCGCCCACGAGCTGAAGACCATGATCCTCAACGACAGGAGGATGCGCCTCTGATCGCCAACGGGAAGGATGTCGGGGACCCGGAAGGGAAAAGCGTCGCCTCGTGGCTCTCCGATAACGGATACGACATCCCCAAGACGGCGGTCCTCCTGAACGGGAAGATCGTCCCCAGGGACAGGATGGAATCCACCGCGCTCAAGGAAAGCGACACGATGGAGATAGTCAGTTTCGTGGGCGGAGGATGA
- the thiE gene encoding thiamine phosphate synthase, which translates to MFELYAITDRKMLGNTSEVDAARLCYEGGADVVQLRMKDADGGEMLEVAKEMEALANEYNRFFIVNDRIDIAMLAHADGVHLGQTDIPLREARRLVGDDMIIGISVDNAEQAREALDGGADYIAVGSIFTTSTKPDAAQALGLDAIFDIRREIGDEVPLVAIGGINRGNILDVIHAGADGAAVVSAIMAQPDIKGAAHELKTMILNDRRMRL; encoded by the coding sequence ATGTTCGAACTGTATGCGATAACGGACAGGAAGATGCTCGGAAACACCTCCGAGGTGGATGCGGCGCGCCTCTGCTACGAGGGCGGGGCGGACGTCGTACAGCTGAGGATGAAGGATGCGGACGGCGGAGAGATGCTGGAGGTCGCCAAGGAGATGGAGGCCCTCGCAAACGAATACAACAGGTTCTTCATCGTCAACGACAGGATAGACATAGCCATGCTGGCACATGCCGACGGCGTCCATCTGGGACAGACCGATATCCCCCTGAGGGAGGCCAGAAGGCTCGTGGGCGACGACATGATCATAGGGATAAGCGTGGACAACGCCGAGCAGGCGAGGGAGGCCTTGGACGGCGGTGCGGATTACATAGCTGTAGGCTCCATATTCACCACATCCACCAAACCGGATGCCGCACAGGCCCTGGGTCTCGACGCCATATTCGACATAAGGAGGGAGATCGGCGACGAGGTCCCCCTGGTGGCCATAGGCGGGATCAACAGAGGGAACATACTGGATGTCATCCATGCGGGAGCCGACGGGGCGGCGGTCGTATCGGCGATCATGGCACAGCCCGACATAAAGGGGGCCGCCCACGAGCTGAAGACCATGATCCTCAACGACAGGAGGATGCGCCTCTGA
- the thiM gene encoding hydroxyethylthiazole kinase, which yields MAISVADMMEEVRRKRPLVHHITNYVTVNDCANVCICAGGSPVMTDEAKDLPEMVALSSAVVLNIGTLNERTVESMTIAGREANRNDVPVVLDPVGAGATSYRTSAARLLLDRVEVSVIKGNSGEIGVLAGIGGKVRGVDSVSGSDGMEAAVSALAERTGAVVAATGKTDYVSDGRTVSVMGNGSDMLETVSGTGCMVSSVIGCYVGACGTSVESVSAAISVFNIAAEKAVEGGKVFGPGSFKTKLLDSVYGLTKDDVDGSIRMELRKV from the coding sequence ATGGCTATTTCCGTGGCAGACATGATGGAGGAGGTCAGGAGGAAGAGGCCTCTCGTACACCATATCACGAACTACGTCACCGTCAACGACTGTGCCAACGTATGCATCTGTGCGGGAGGGTCCCCGGTGATGACCGACGAGGCGAAGGACCTGCCCGAGATGGTCGCCCTGTCCTCCGCCGTCGTACTCAACATCGGCACCCTCAACGAGAGGACCGTCGAATCCATGACCATCGCCGGGAGGGAGGCCAACAGAAACGATGTGCCAGTGGTCCTGGATCCGGTAGGGGCCGGCGCCACATCCTACAGGACGTCCGCGGCCAGACTCCTCCTGGACAGGGTCGAGGTGTCCGTCATCAAAGGGAACTCCGGGGAGATAGGGGTACTGGCCGGAATCGGCGGGAAGGTCCGCGGAGTGGATTCGGTCTCCGGATCGGACGGCATGGAGGCCGCCGTCTCCGCACTGGCGGAGAGGACGGGGGCGGTCGTGGCCGCCACCGGGAAGACGGACTACGTCTCGGACGGAAGGACCGTATCGGTCATGGGTAACGGATCCGACATGCTCGAAACGGTATCCGGTACGGGATGCATGGTGTCGTCCGTCATCGGATGCTATGTCGGAGCCTGCGGGACCTCGGTGGAATCGGTCTCGGCGGCCATATCCGTCTTCAACATCGCGGCGGAAAAGGCGGTGGAGGGCGGGAAGGTCTTCGGTCCCGGGTCTTTCAAGACGAAACTCCTGGACTCGGTGTACGGCCTTACCAAAGACGATGTGGACGGATCCATAAGGATGGAACTCAGGAAGGTCTGA
- a CDS encoding FKBP-type peptidyl-prolyl cis-trans isomerase → MVDDEDIKPRKEREPISLVCLVVLIVASVAVIGAFVNDNILNGDNDAEAASGSTVEVDYTGAFYDYYDGEGNGAIFQTTVKDIADSTSYIHSAGYVEVSSYSAIKFTVGSGNYLSGFENAVIGKKAGDTVKVVIPAGQGYNAADTTKTIANNGFEVPVQQKMSAAEYKTLYGEDATDGTSIKTLYGWDANVTKNADGTIVLTNMASNGGDYDIESGFATVKIHVDGIDAGKIKYTLSVTDSVAVDGKTYSDFHDSFDGNTAEYSAVKMVRVPMYDATASKDTGNSFFAYIIGLGNDGSFEYRTVEEKYNIDLYFTIKVVSVS, encoded by the coding sequence ATGGTCGATGATGAAGATATCAAACCGAGGAAAGAGCGGGAACCGATCTCTCTCGTATGCCTCGTAGTGCTGATCGTGGCCTCCGTGGCCGTGATCGGTGCCTTTGTGAACGACAACATACTGAACGGTGACAACGATGCCGAGGCTGCCAGCGGCAGCACCGTGGAAGTCGACTACACTGGTGCATTCTACGACTACTACGACGGCGAGGGCAACGGTGCGATCTTCCAGACCACCGTCAAGGACATCGCCGACAGTACTTCGTACATCCACTCGGCCGGATACGTGGAGGTGTCTTCCTACTCTGCGATCAAATTCACCGTCGGTTCCGGAAACTACCTGTCCGGATTCGAGAACGCGGTGATCGGAAAGAAGGCCGGAGACACCGTGAAGGTCGTCATCCCCGCAGGGCAGGGATACAACGCTGCCGATACGACCAAGACCATCGCGAACAACGGATTCGAGGTCCCCGTCCAGCAGAAGATGTCCGCGGCGGAATACAAGACGCTCTACGGCGAGGATGCGACGGATGGTACTTCCATAAAGACGCTGTACGGATGGGATGCCAATGTCACCAAGAACGCAGACGGTACCATCGTCCTGACCAACATGGCGTCCAACGGAGGGGATTACGACATCGAGTCCGGTTTCGCGACCGTCAAGATCCATGTGGACGGCATCGATGCCGGGAAGATCAAATACACCCTCTCCGTCACCGACTCCGTCGCAGTGGACGGAAAGACCTATTCCGACTTCCACGATTCCTTCGACGGGAACACCGCCGAGTACTCTGCCGTGAAGATGGTCAGGGTGCCCATGTACGATGCCACCGCATCGAAGGATACCGGCAACAGCTTCTTCGCCTACATCATCGGTCTCGGCAACGACGGGTCCTTCGAGTACAGGACCGTCGAGGAGAAGTACAACATCGACCTGTACTTCACCATCAAAGTCGTCTCCGTAAGCTGA
- a CDS encoding ATP-binding protein, with the protein MDEGTFSYRPRIVDSALKRKLRGKGAVLIEGPRWCGKTTTAEQVSKSILSTDDPSTIDANRTLSEIDPERLLMGEQPRLLDEWQVAPKLWDAVRHHVDRHKGQGQFVLTGSSVPADMSETVHSETGRFGRIVMRPMTLFESGDSTGEVSLASLFESQQVSGCSELDLDRLVFLICRGGWPESVDMDDDIALDQAFDYIDAVIKIDMSRVDGIKRDPQKVRTLLRSYARNQGSQISQASISADTSSHDVTSVSEETVSEYLQALRKLYVVEDMKAWNPNLRSKTAIRTSDTRYFVDPSLAAASLRIGPRDLMNDLNTLGFFFEALAVRDLRVYAESLDGDIYHYKDNLDNECDIVIHLRDGRYALLEVKLGGERLIEEGVETLKDVLRRIDTDKMGEPAFMAVVTGTERYAYRRDDGILILPLGALRN; encoded by the coding sequence ATGGATGAAGGGACGTTCTCATACAGACCGCGTATTGTGGATTCCGCTCTGAAGAGGAAACTCAGAGGCAAGGGAGCTGTGTTGATCGAAGGTCCCAGATGGTGCGGTAAGACCACCACTGCGGAACAAGTCTCGAAGAGCATCCTGTCCACCGATGATCCGAGTACGATCGATGCGAACAGGACCCTGTCGGAGATCGATCCGGAGAGATTGCTCATGGGGGAACAACCGAGACTCCTGGATGAATGGCAGGTCGCACCCAAACTGTGGGATGCGGTAAGACACCATGTCGATCGCCACAAAGGCCAGGGTCAATTCGTTCTTACGGGTTCGTCCGTTCCTGCCGATATGTCCGAGACCGTTCACTCCGAGACCGGGAGATTCGGTCGGATCGTCATGCGTCCGATGACCCTCTTCGAATCCGGAGATTCTACAGGTGAAGTGAGTCTCGCATCCTTATTCGAATCACAACAGGTTTCCGGATGCTCCGAATTGGATCTTGACAGACTGGTTTTTCTCATCTGCAGAGGCGGATGGCCGGAATCTGTGGATATGGACGACGACATCGCATTGGATCAGGCTTTCGATTACATCGATGCCGTGATCAAAATCGATATGTCGCGCGTGGATGGCATAAAAAGGGATCCGCAGAAAGTGAGGACGCTTTTACGTTCATACGCAAGGAATCAGGGAAGCCAGATCTCCCAGGCATCAATATCCGCCGACACATCATCCCATGACGTGACAAGTGTTTCAGAAGAGACCGTGTCAGAGTATCTGCAGGCGCTCAGGAAACTGTATGTGGTCGAGGACATGAAAGCATGGAACCCCAATCTGCGTTCGAAGACTGCAATCAGGACCTCCGATACCAGATACTTCGTCGATCCGTCCCTGGCAGCGGCATCGCTAAGGATCGGCCCCCGTGACCTGATGAACGACCTCAATACGCTGGGATTCTTCTTCGAAGCACTTGCGGTAAGAGACCTCAGGGTATATGCAGAATCATTGGATGGGGACATCTACCATTACAAGGATAACCTGGACAACGAATGCGATATCGTCATTCATCTGAGGGATGGCAGATATGCCTTGCTGGAAGTGAAACTCGGCGGCGAAAGACTGATCGAGGAAGGTGTTGAAACACTGAAAGACGTTCTCAGAAGGATAGATACCGACAAGATGGGGGAACCTGCCTTCATGGCGGTCGTCACCGGTACCGAACGTTACGCGTACAGGCGCGACGATGGCATATTGATACTCCCGTTGGGGGCTCTCAGGAACTGA
- a CDS encoding ATP-binding protein, whose amino-acid sequence MDFTAVMGNDVEYYQVAMTILSEETKKREFGSLEAIRDNFPKTVLTMDRFNLGNFGGIRVVNVIDWMLGR is encoded by the coding sequence GTGGATTTCACCGCCGTGATGGGAAACGACGTCGAATATTATCAGGTCGCGATGACCATTCTTTCCGAGGAGACGAAGAAAAGAGAATTCGGTTCTCTGGAGGCCATAAGGGACAACTTCCCGAAGACCGTGCTGACGATGGACAGGTTCAACCTCGGGAATTTCGGCGGGATCAGGGTCGTGAACGTCATCGACTGGATGCTCGGAAGATGA